From Salvia splendens isolate huo1 chromosome 16, SspV2, whole genome shotgun sequence, a single genomic window includes:
- the LOC121770321 gene encoding uncharacterized mitochondrial protein AtMg00810-like — protein MIITGDDEEEIENLKKSLFQEFEMKDLGAMKYFLGIEILRSKNGIFLRQKKYVLDLLAETGLLECKPAETPIILNHGLKIEEGGKLADRGRYQRLVGKLIYLAHTRPDIAYAVGVVSQFMHQPQENHMEAALRIVRYLKGTAGYGVLLEKKEHLEIDGYTDADWASNPNDRRSTAGYFTFLGGNLVTWRSKKQKVVALSSAEAEFRGVKSGITEILWLRRLLSEIGFPPTQGSRLYCDNKAAISISENPLADILTKAVNIKFFKEVLGKLNIGDAVAQLEGECQEGKYCRR, from the exons atgattatcactggAGACGATGAGGAAGAAATCGAGAACCTGAAGAAAAGCTTGTttcaagaatttgagatgaaggatctaggagcgATGAAATACTTCCTAGGGATCGAGATTTTGAGATCAAAGAATGGCATATTCCTTCGTCAGAAAAAATACGTTCTAGACCTATTGGCAGAGACTGGCCTACTTGAGTGTAAACCGGCAGAAACTCCAATCATACTAAATCAtggattgaagattgaagaaggGGGTAAGTTGGCTGACAGGGGGAGATACCAACGCCTGGTCGGGAAATTGATCTATCTTGCGCATACTAGGCCAGACATAGCCTATGCCGTTGGGGTGGTGAGCCAGTTTATGCACCAACCCCAAGAAAATCACATGGAAGCAGCACTGAGGATTGTGCGCTACTTGAAAGGCACGGCGGGATATGGGGTCCTGCTTGAAAAAAAGGAACATTTAGAGATCGATGGATACACAGATGCCGATTGGGCTAGCAATCCAAATGATAGAAGGTCCACAGCAGGGTACTTCACCTTTCTTGGAGGAAATTTggtgacatggagaagtaagaagcagaaggtggtagcCTTGTCAAGTGCGGAAGCCGAATTTCGTGGAGTAAAAAGCGGCATAACGGAAATCTTATGGCTGCGGAGACTACTATCAGAAATAGGCTTTCCACCTACACAAGGCAGCCGACTATACTGCGACAACAAGGCGGCAATCAGTATCtctgaaaatcca CTAGCAGACATCTTGACCAAGGCagtcaacatcaaattcttcaaggaagttctagGCAAGTTGAATATCGGAGATgccgttgctcaacttgagggggagtgtcaagaaggaaaatattgcagAAGATAA
- the LOC121770855 gene encoding GATA transcription factor 5-like, whose translation MFYPTHHRHFLFNFPQFHHFSHFQVMESAGEDSTSAIEAEIGGAGDDFSVDELLDLSNGYSETEEHQFEETELKPAPLLPEKDEAPFPPNDLGELCFQAEGLESLEWVSHFMDDSFPDYAEAQPCESFTNPVQTKARTKRVWHVSSTTSFDSQKRAAQGRRCSHCAATKTPQWRAGPEGAKTLCNACGVRYKSGRLVPEYRPACSPYFSTEMHSNNHRKVLEMRRKKEMDISNSDGIL comes from the exons TCTCATTTCCAG GTTATGGAATCGGCAGGAGAGGATTCCACAAGTGCAATAGAGGCGGAGATTGGCGGCGCCGGCGATGATTTCAGCGTCGACGAGCTCCTCGATCTCTCCAACGGCTATTCCGAAACCGAAGAGCACCAATTCGAAGAAACGGAGCTGAAACCCGCGCCTCTTCTTCCGGAGAAAGACGAAGCGCCTTTTCCCCCAAACGACCTCGGCGAGCTCTGCTTTCAG GCGGAGGGTTTGGAGAGTTTAGAATGGGTATCGCATTTCATGGACGACTCATTTCCCGATTACGCGGAGGCGCAGCCGTGTGAAAGCTTCACGAATCCGGTTCAGACGAAGGCGCGAACGAAGCGCGTGTGGCACGTGTCCTCGACGACGTCGTTTGATTCGCAGAAGAGGGCGGCGCAGGGGAGGAGGTGCAGCCACTGCGCGGCGACGAAGACGCCGCAGTGGAGGGCGGGGCCGGAGGGGGCGAAGACGCTGTGCAACGCCTGCGGCGTGAGGTACAAGTCCGGGAGGCTGGTGCCGGAGTACCGGCCGGCGTGCAGCCCGTATTTCTCGACGGAGATGCATTCGAACAATCACCGGAAAGTGCTGGAGATGCGGCGGAAGAAGGAGATGGATATTTCTAATTCGGATGGAATTTTGTGA